A genomic region of Bactrocera dorsalis isolate Fly_Bdor chromosome 3, ASM2337382v1, whole genome shotgun sequence contains the following coding sequences:
- the LOC105227700 gene encoding sideroflexin-1-3-like: MSALPKVDIDQPKFDQSTYIGRFKHFFLLTNPLNLLASSAELERSQRVVRNYRAGKDVTSDVSTLDELWRAKYLYDSAFHPETGEKSPLIGRMSAQMPMNTLITGCMLSFHKSTSAVVFWQWFNQTFNAIVNYTNRSGSSKLTTADLVKCYCLGTGGALGTALSLNRLTANMPPLIGRLVPFVAISAANCINVPMMRSHEIRNGVVLLNEQGREVGVSKRAAITGIALVVLSRIAMAIPGMTFTPVLIDKLDKPGKLLNRWPWLNPPLQTALCGLLLIFATPMGCALWPQKMNIKVEKLEDEVQADIKKKNPDLKVVWFNKGL; the protein is encoded by the coding sequence ATGTCCGCGCTGCCGAAAGTTGACATAGATCAGCCGAAATTCGATCAGAGCACGTACATTGGACGCTTTAAGCACTTCTTTTTGCTCACCAATCCGCTTAATTTGCTCGCTAGCAGCGCCGAATTAGAGCGTTCGCAACGCGTCGTCCGGAACTACCGCGCCGGCAAAGATGTAACGAGTGACGTAAGCACACTTGACGAACTGTGGCGAGCTAAATACCTATACGATTCAGCATTTCATCCGGAAACCGGCGAAAAGTCACCGCTCATCGGTCGCATGTCGGCACAAATGCCCATGAACACACTCATTACGGGTTGTATGCTTTCTTTTCACAAGAGTACGAGCGCCGTTGTCTTCTGGCAGTGGTTCAATCAGACCTTTAATGCCATCGTAAATTATACCAATCGCTCGGGTTCTTCTAAGCTCACCACTGCCGATTTGGTTAAGTGCTATTGTTTAGGTACAGGTGGCGCCTTGGGCACCGCGTTGTCGCTGAATCGCCTTACAGCGAATATGCCACCGCTTATTGGACGTCTGGTGCCGTTCGTGGCGATTTCGGCGGCAAATTGTATTAATGTGCCTATGATGCGTTCACACGAAATACGCAATGGTGTGGTGCTGCTGAATGAGCAGGGGCGTGAAGTGGGCGTGTCAAAGCGTGCCGCCATCACAGGTATTGCGTTGGTCGTGCTGAGTCGCATTGCTATGGCCATACCCGGTATGACCTTCACTCCGGTACTAATCGATAAGTTGGATAAGCCAGGCAAGTTACTCAATCGCTGGCCGTGGCTAAACCCACCGCTGCAAACTGCGCTTTGTGGGCTGCTGCTGATATTTGCTACACCGATGGGTTGCGCACTGTGGCCGCAGAAAATGAATATCAAAGTGGAAAAGTTGGAGGACGAAGTACAGGCAGATATCAAAAAGAAGAATCCAGACTTAAAAGTGGTGTGGTTTAATAAGGGACTGTGA